The Nicotiana tomentosiformis chromosome 2, ASM39032v3, whole genome shotgun sequence genome includes the window tgatattcatttgtaaaaataCACTTTGACTTGAGAAACAGAATCAGATCTCATTGATAATATACAAACAATaccttttcactaagattcttgtctacaCTTTTTCACTAAAtccaagaataactcaaatattcaaaGAATTGTccatcactcatcattgtcataAAGAACATTATGTGGTTTCATCCTTTCTTGTATAACTCAttcattctatttacttaaatgtcatttattgttatccATTGATATTGAATGCTACAATATTGCctttgatttctgaaatatttatTGTATGTTGTCGCCGCTATCCGAATATATCTACATAGTATTTGTTGCTTTTTTAAGAACTCCATCTTAGGAATATAATTGTTATCTAAGATTAATTATTCaaaccaagatctatattttttggtcaaataattaTCATGTTCAAGATGTTTACATGGTATCTGATCTGATCAGCTATGTAAGTCCTAGCTGGTGACTTGTTTGAACAAAGAGCTATGTGATCCGATTAACTATGTATAAAAGTTCTAGCGCTCATATTTTTCCTCTATAAGCGTaattttattcaaatctttaGATCTCATCATTCCAGCATCAAAGCGAGACTTCATTCAAATTTGACATTCCTTGATCAAGACCTTCTTTATTCATTCTTGTGATCTTGATGAATCTGAGCTCAATCTTCAGATTCAACCAAGCaatttggaattaggtttgagGGTAGAGAGGTCGAGCTTAGGAAAGAAGAAGGAAATGCAAAAATGGTAAAATGAATGTGTATTGATCTGTAAGAGAAAAGTACAAATTTTTGCAGACTAACTCTGTACTAACTTAACTATAGTTACTTAACTACTGGGTCCCACAGACCACtataactaactaactaactaactcCTCTCCTCAACTAACAATAACTGACTATAGCtcacactccccctcaagctggagggtAAAAAATATTGAGCACTTCAAGCTTGCCAAGTAGAAACACATGCTGAGACTGCCCACGACTTTTAGTGAGAAGATCAGCTAGATGATCTTTGGTCCCTACAAATTGTGTGCTAAGGACACCTTGTTTGATCTTGTCGCGCACAAAATGACAACCGATCTCAATATGTTTGGTACGCTCATGGAAGATGGGATTAGCTACAATCTGCAGTGCAGCTTTGCTATCACAATAGACCTCCACAAGTCGCTTGATGGGCACTCCAAGTTTAGCAAACAGGCTTAACAACCAGACCATTTCTGCTGTCACAACTGCTAGGCTTCTATATTCTGCTTCTGTAGAGCTTCTTGATACTGTGTGTTGTTTCTTGGATTTCCAAGAGATGAGTGAGTTGCCAAACTTGACTAAGTATCCAGTTACTAACCTTCGTGTGTTTGGACAACTTGCCCAGTCTGCATCACAAAAACATGTCAAACTATCTGCACCTTCACTGCTCAGAAATATTTTCATGCTTGGTTAATGTTTAAGGTATTTGACTACTCTCATATTTTCATCCCAATGAGATTTTTTGGGCTCTTGCATGAACTGACTGAGAGTTTGGACTGCGAACACAATGTCTGATCATGTGATGGTCAAATAGATCAACCTACCAATCAACCTTTGATATTCACTCACATCTGTCAGGATCTCATCACATATAGTGCCAATATGTCTGTCAAATTCAGTAGAGGTGAACTTCTGATTGAGATTGGCTTAGCCTCACTCAATCCCAGATCAGAGATGAGTTGAAGATGGTACTTCCTTTGATTCATTAGAATCCATTCTTTGGATCTCATAACCTCAATTCCCAGAAAATATTTGAGATCACCAAGATCCTTCACCTTGAACTTCTGATGAAGGAAAACTTTAGTCTCATTGATAAACTCCTCACTATTTTCAGTGATTAGTAAATCATCCACATATATCAACACTGCTACAAAGTCATCTCATTTCCTTTTAGTAAAAAATGAATAGTCATGTAGAGTCTGAACATATCCTACAGCAGTTAAGACCTCACTGAGCTTAATGTTTCACTGTCGTGAAGCTTGTTTCAACCCATATAATGACTTCAATAGTTTGCAGACCTTTGTCCCCCATGTCTCCTAAAACCTTAGGGAAGTTCCATATACACAGAACTTTGTCCCCCATGTCTCCTAAAACCTTGGGGAAGTTCCATATACACCTCCTCATACAAATCCCCTTGCAAGAATGCATTGTACACATCCAACAATAATAACCCAGTGAGTtcccacaagtgaggtctggggagggttgagtgtacgcagaccttacccctatcccggagggtagagaggttgtttctgaaaCACCATCGGTTTAAGAAAACGAAAAGATATAAGAGAGAGACAGAATGTTAGTACCATAAACAGAACCATATGAGCAATAACAATAGCATATAAACCAAAAAATAGCTGAGAAATAATAACAAAAACCAGTGAATAAAGCCCGATAATATGAAAAATGAAGGAATAGTGTGGACACAACAATAATTGATAGCAGTCTAAGACCCAACCTTATCAGACCAGCCTCCCCCACAGATGGACCTTATCAGCTACCTCATATCCTAacaccctaatgctcgacctccacaccttcctatcaagggctatgtcctcggaaatctgaagtcACACCATGTCTCGTCTGATCacttctccccaatacttcttagaccGCCCTCTCTCTCTTCTCGAACCCGCCAAGGCTAACCGCATTGTACACATCCATTTGTGATATATTCCAGGCTTTAGAAGCAGTGAGAGCAATCACAGCATCATAGTTACCACCTTAGTAACTGGTGAAAAAGTTTCATTATAATCTAGGTCTTCTCTTTGGCTATAGCCCTCCGCTACCAACCTGTCCTTGAACATTTCTACCTCACTACTTGCTTTGTATTTTATCTTATACACCCATTTTGAACTAAtagccttctttccttttggaagaTCAACAACATCCCAAGTTCTGTTGTCTTCTAAAGCCTTGATCTCCATTTCCATGGCTTCAATCCACTTTTTGTCCTTAGATGCTTCACTGAAAGTTGCTCGTTCTGTTAATGCTGAGATCCCAGTCAAGAAACTTCTACACTTACTAGTCAACCTGCTATAGAATAGATAGTTGGATAGGGGATAAGAGGAACTCTTTTTTGTAGTGGTCACATAATCTTGCAACTACAAAGGTTCTTTTACAGTTATTTTGGATTTTCTGAACTCAGTAGACTCTTGTTCCAGAGTTGTTAGAGGAATCACTCCACTTTCCTGCATTGAATATTGCTCAGGAACTGCATCAGCATTGTTAATTGTTTGTGCATCAACATTGTCATTCTCTATTACTGCTGTGTTGTGATCTGTATTTGCATTATCATCTGCACTTGCTGCTGGTGAGTCTTGCATGTCATGAATATCTCCTTCTCCAGTTCCTTCATGTTCTTGCATGTCATGAACATCTGCTTCTCTAGTTCATTCATGTTCTTGCATGTCAGTCTCTGCACTGTTGTCAAGACCACTCCCCCCAACAGACTCCTCTAAACCACTGCTTGCAGTTCCTTCTGACTGCATATTCACAGTGTCATGGGAGTTCCGTAGAGGTTCAAATTGTTCCATGCCTGAGATGGGATCAATAGTTATTGTATGTCCTTCTCTATTATGAGATGTAGAACATAGTTTGGCAAATGGAAAGATATGCTCCTTGAAGATAACATCTCTGCAAACAAAGAAACAGTTAGTGGCCAAGTCCATTAGCATGTAGCCTTTTTATGTTTCTGCATAGACAGGGAATATAACTACTTTTGCTCTTGGTGAAAATTTGTCTTTCTTAACTAAATTAGTGGCATAACAAAGACACCCAAACACCCTAAGGTGAAACAATGAAGGTGGCTTGTTATGAAGGAGCTCATATGGATTTTTCCCATTCAACAACTCAATAGGCAGTCTATTTATCACATGTACAACTGTTTTGATACATTCACCCCAGAACCTTGTAGGAACACTTGCCTGAAACTTTAATGCCCTAGTTGTATCTAGAATGTGCCTGTGCTTTCTTTCCACTATTCCATTCTACTGTGGAGTATATACACAGCTGCTTTGGTAAATTATCCCATAAGCATCAAACAAGTCATTCATGTGTTTGTTAAAGAATTATGTGACATTATCTGTTCTAACTACCTTAACTTTGGACTAAAATTGAGTTTGTAGCATAGcaacaaatttcttcaacaccacAACAACATCACTTTTCAATTGACGCAAATGCACCTAAGTATACCTTGTAATATCATTAACAACGGTTAGAAAGAAATATTTTCTATCATAAGTGGGAAACCTATATGGTCCTCAAACATCCATATGTAAAAGAGATAAAGGATTTTCACTTCTACTCATACTTCTAGGGAACACTAGCCTACTTTGCTTAGCTAGTTGGCATACATGGCAATCATTATTCACTGCTACATCTACAGATTTGTTATGAAACAGATTCATGTTCTTCATAGTGCTAACTTAAGCATGGCCTAGCCTTTTGTGCCACAAGGCTCCATCTTCTTTGTTACTTTATGCAGTTGTAGTTGATGCAAACTTCCTTATCCCTTTAatgaatttttccaaatttccttTGAAGTTCTTCTTCAATATGTACAGACCACCTCTCTCTACCAATCTCCATCACCTTACCATTGTAGAGATCCTGAAATAAACAGAAATCAGGGAAGAAATTCACCGAGCAAGATAGCTGCCTAGTTAGTTTAGATACTGAGATTAGGTTGAACTTAAACTCAGGTACAAACAAAACATCTTCCAACTTTAACTCATCACAGATAACAACTTCTCCAATGTAAGTTATATTAGATTTCCCTCTTGTAGGCAGATGGACTCGatcactatcatatttatttgCTTTATTCTTAGTCTTTAACATATATAGCTCACCAGCTATGTGGTGTGTAGCTCCGGAATCAATTATCCATTATTTGCAAGGAAAACTTGTCATTAAAGAGGTTGCAATACCTGCCATGTTAACCTGATGTTCTGGAGTCTCCTTGTTCAATATGCTCAAAATCTGTCTATATTGATCCTCAGTGAAGTATGGTCCTGCCTTTAATCCATCATAATTATTTCTTCCTTCATCCTAATGTGCTTATTTGTCATTCTCCAAGCCACCATTTGTCATGTTAGTTGCATATGGTTTCTTATTTTTGAAATCAGTTGGATATCCAACTAGCTTGTAGCAATTTTTCTTAGAGTTCCTAGATTTGTTGCAGTAATCACACTTCACAAAAGGCTTCTTTCCTTTGTATTGTCCCCTGCTATTTTGCACAGTAAATTTTCCTCTACTTGTTTGCATAGCAACAGGATCTTCTCTGTTTGGCAAGGCTGGATGTGAACTAGAATTCTGACTTTCATCCTCTATAATCAGTGCATAAGCTTGGTTCAATGTTGGCTCAACAATCTTCATTAGTGTCTGACGTCTTGCTTGATCATATACCTCATTGAGACCACTTAAGAACTGCATTAGTCTTTGCTGCTGAAGATGTTCAACATACTCCTTCGAATTAGGAATAGGCACAATTGCATCATACTCAGCACACAATTCCTTCAACCTAGTGAAATATGCAGAGACTGAGTCTGTTCCCTGGTAAATAATAGCAATTTCCCTATGTAATTAGAATATTCTCACATGATTCACTTTGTCAAACCTTTCTCTCAAATCCTCCCATACAAAATGTGCATTAGATGCGTAGACAATGCCGTTAAGTAAATCCGTAGACCCGGTGTTCATGATCAAGGAAAGCACGATTGCATTACATGTGTTCCCAGTcctcatttaattcagatttgaATGAATCCTTTTTGCATGTCCCAAGCACAAACCCTAGCTTCCTCTTAGCTTGCAGAGCAATTCGCATTGATCGACGCCACAGTCCATAATTTTCTGATCCTGTGAGCTTTACAGGAATCAAAATCAAACTAGAAGTATCTGAGGGATGAACGAACAAAAGATACGTGTGATCGATTTTTTTGGCCGCCACTGACGATCGTTAGTCAAAGCTTCGCGAAGAAGATGACGATGAATTTACAGCTAAATTGAATGAAAATTTGCGAAATTACAGCTCTTCACCGTTCTAATACCATGTGAGCTTTATGGATCTGAGCTCAATCTTCAGATTCAACCAAGCAATTTAGAATTAGATTTGAGAGTAGAGAGGCCGAGCTTAGGAGAGAAGAGAGGAAATGCAGAAATGGTAAAATGAATGTGTATTTTTGATATGTAAGAGAAAAGTACAAATTTATACACACTAACTTTATACTAACTTAACTATAATTACTTAACTATTGAGTCCCACATACCACtataactaactaactaactaactcCCCTCCTCACCTAACAATAACTGACTATAGCTCACAATTCTTAAATTTAAAATTGAGTCAAA containing:
- the LOC138904416 gene encoding uncharacterized protein, with product MRIALQAKRKLGFVLGTCKKDSFKSELNEDWEHMEIAIIYQGTDSVSAYFTRLKELCAEYDAIVPIPNSKEYVEHLQQQRLMQFLSGLNEVYDQARRQTLMKIVEPTLNQAYALIIEDESQNSSSHPALPNREDPVAMQTSRGKFTVQNSRGQYKGKKPFVKCDYCNKSRNSKKNCYKLVGYPTDFKNKKPYATNMTNGGLENDK